From a single Cherax quadricarinatus isolate ZL_2023a chromosome 7, ASM3850222v1, whole genome shotgun sequence genomic region:
- the Cbp20 gene encoding nuclear cap-binding protein subunit 2 produces MSGSVDLSSYRDQHFKGSRTDQERLLRNSSTLYVGNLSFYTTEEQLYELFGRAGDVKRIVMGLDKFKKTPCGFCFVEYFTREDSEMCMRYINGTRLDDRIVRTDWDAGFIEGRQYGRGKSGGQVRDEYRTDYDSGRGGYGKIVQQKILPKIP; encoded by the exons ATGTCAGGGAGTGTGGACCTCAGCTCGTACAGGGACCAGCACTTCAAG GGTTCAAGGACAGATCAGGAGCGTCTGTTACGCAATTCCAGCACACTTTATGTTGGCAACTTGTCCTTTTATACCACTGAAGAGCAGCTCTATGAATTATTTGGACGTGCAGGAGACGTAAAACGTATTGTAATGGGCCTTGACAAATTTAAGAAGACTCCATGTGGGTTTTGTTTTGTTGAATATTTCACCAG aGAGGACTCAGAAATGTGCATGCGTTACATCAATGGAACACGGTTGGATGACCGTATAGTACGGACTGATTGGGATGCTGGCTTTATTGAAGGAAGACAGTATGGTCGAGGCAAGAGTGGTGGTCAG GTCCGTGACGAGTATCGAACAGACTATGACAGCGGGCGAGGAGGTTATGGAAAAATTGTTCAACAGAAGATCCTTCCCAAAATACCATAA